The Microbacterium sp. W4I20 genome segment CCGACTCCTCCGGCTACGTCGTCGACGACGCCGGCATCGATCTCGACCTGCTCCGCCAGCTCAAGGAGGTCGAGCGCGCCCGCATCGTCGAGTACGCGAACCGCCGTCCGAGCGCCCGTTTCGTCGAAGGCGGCAGCGTGTGGGAGGTGCCCGTCGACATCGCGGTACCGTCCGCCACCCAGAACGAGGTCAGCCAGGCCGATGCCGAGGCGCTGATCGCCCACGGCGTGCGCGCTGTGTCGGAGGGTGCGAACATGCCCTGCGAGCCCGGAGCGGTCGACGCCTTCCAGGCCGCCGGGGTGCTGTTCGCCCCGGGCAAGGCCGCGAACGCCGGTGGCGTCGCCACCTCCGCCCTGGAGATGAGTCAGAACGCCTCGCGCCAGCGCTGGACCTTCGGCGACAGCGAGAACAAGCTGCGCGAGATCATGGGCGACATCCACAGCGCCGCGTTCGATGCCGCCGAGCGGCACGGGGTCGGCGGCGACTACGTGGCGGGTGCGAACATCGCCGGGTTCGAGCGCGTGGCTGCGGCGATGCTCGCGCAGGGTGTGATCTGAGGCGGATGCCGCGCGGCACGCTTCTTCGCAGATCGGCGCGAAGTTCGCAGATATCCCGGGATTCTCTGCGAAGTTCGTATCGTTCTGCGAAGTTCGAGCCGGAAGCGGATGCCGCTACCGGGTGACCTCGCGATCGTGCGCGTGCCGCGCGAGGGAGCGGCCGTAGCGCTCGGTGAGCTGCACCATCAGGTCGGGGGTGTCGCGGTCGACGCCGAACACGTGACCGGGGAAGTCGAGTTCGGGCTGCGCGGCCGTGATCTCGGCCTCCCGATCCGGTGAAAGCAGCTGCACGGGGTCGCCGACGGCCACCCAGCCGATCGGCACCACGGTCCCCGCGGGAAGTACGGCGCGGCGGTGCACGATCGCGTTCACCCGCACCTCGCAGCGGTCGCCGACCAGTGCGCCGTTGAAGATGCGGGCGCCCGAAGCGAAGAACACCTCTTCCCCCACGGTCGCCCCGGCGATGCTCGCGAGCGTGCCGATCAGCGTGTGCGCCCCGATGTGCACCGCGTTGGCGGCCGTCGCCCGGATGAGTGCGTTCTCCATCACGATCACGTTCTCGCCGAGGGTGATCGGGCCGCCCTCCGCGGTGATCACGGCGCCGTGCAGCACCTGGCAGTCGGGACCGATCTCCACGTCGCCGGAGATCACGGCGGTGGGAGCGATGACGGCGGTGTCATGGATCCGGGGCCGAGCCCCGAGGTGCTCGTACAACATGCGGCCAGACTAGTCCCGATGGGTACGCTCGAGCGATGACCGAAGTCGTGCCGTTCCACGCTCTGCCCCCGCAGTCGGATGACGTCAGTTACGCCTACGGGCCCGATTCCGCTCCGCGCGACGGGGTGCGTCCCGGCAGCCTCCGCGTCTTCGAGATCGTCGACAGCGCCGCGTATCCGGGCACGGTGCGCAAGGTCTGGGTGCACGCGCCGCATGGGCATGATGCCTCGGCGCCGGCCTCCGTCATGGTGTTCAACGACGGCTGGTGGTACCTGGATCCCGCCGGCGACGTACGGGCGGGGATCGTGCTCGACCACCTCGCGCATCGCGGTGAGATCCCCTCGCTCGTCTCCGTGTTCGTCGATCCCGGTGTCTTCCCGGATGCTGCAGAGCCGAAGAACCGCAATACCGAGTACGACGCGGCAGATGCGCGCTACGCGGACTTCGTGCTCGACGAGGTGCTCCCCCGGGTCGCCGAAACACACGCGCTGGCATCCGAGCCGGACCACCGAGGGATCTGCGGGGGGAGTTCCGGAGGGAACGGCGCCTTCACGGCCGCGTGGCAGCGCCCCGACGGCATCCGTCGTGTCATCTCGTTCAACGGGAGCTTCGCGCAGATGCCGGGCGGCAATCCGTACCCGGCGCTGCTCGGGGCGGGTGCGCGTCGGCCGCTGCGGGTGTTCCTGCATGCCGCGCACCGCGACCTCGGCTGGAACGAACCGGAGCACAACTGGTTCGCCGAAAACCTCGAGACGGCGGCCGCACTCACCCGCGCCGGGACCGACGTGCGTCTCGTCGTCGGCGAGGGCGGGCACCACCCGAACCACGGCGGCGTGCTCCTTCCGGATGCGCTGCGCTGGCTCTGGCGCCCGCTCACTCCGTCTTGACGGGCTCCGGGAAGATCGCGGTGAAGAGCTGGCCGACCCATTCGAGCAACTCGGCGTCGGGCAGCGGCTCGAGACCCACGCCCACGCCGGACGAGATCATCGGCATCGGCACGACGAGCGCCTCGCCGCTGGAGACGAGCTTCGCCTTCGGATACAGCCGCTGCAGCCGGACCTTGATGGAGTCCTCGAGGTGCGCGGGCGCGATACGAAGGTTCGAGCCCATGACCACGACATCCGTCAGACCCGCGCGGGCCGCCCGACGGCGCAGGCGCGAGATCGCGAGCAGGCCCTCGACCTCTTCGGGCGGCGATCCGTAGCGGTCGACGAGTTCTTCGATCACCTGGTCGATGGCGTCGTCCTTCGCCGTGGCCGCAGACGCCGCCGAGAGCTTCTGGTACGCCTCGAGCCGCAGCCGCTCGCTGTCGATGTAGTACTCGGGGATGCGCGCGTCGAGAGGCAGCTCGAGCCGGAGCTCCTGTCCGCTTTCGACCTCGTCGCCGCGGAATGTGGCGACGGCCTCGCCGATCATGCGCAGGTACAGGTCGAAGCCGACGCCCGCGATGTGCCCGGCCTGCTCGGCGCCGAGCATGTTGCCCGCACCGCGCAGCTCGAGGTCCTTGAGCGCCACCTGCATGCCGGAGCCGAGCTCGTTGTTCACCGCGATCGTCTGCAGCCGGTCGGCAGCGGTCTCGGACAGGGGCTTCATCTCGTCGTACAGGAAGTACGCGTATGCGCGCTCGCGCCCTCGTCCGACGCGACCTCGCAGCTGGTGCAGCTGGCTGAGCCCGTACTTGTCGGCGCGGTCGATGATGATCGTGTTGGCGTTCGAGATGTCGAGTCCGGTCTCGATGATCGTCGTCGAGACGAGCACATCGAACTTGCGCTCCCAGAAGTCGTCGACGACCTGCTCGAGCTGGTGCTCCCCCATCTGGCCGTGCGCGACGGCGATGCGGGCCTCGGGAACGAGCTCGGCGAGCTGGGCGGCGACGCGCTGGATCGACTGCACCCGATTGTGCACGAAGAAGATCTGGCCCTCGCGCAGGATCTCGCGCCGGATCGCGGCCGCCATCTGCTTGTCGCTGCGCGGTCCGACGAACGAGAGGATCGGATGCCGGTCCTCGGGCGGCGTCGCCAGCGTCGACATCTCGCGGATGCCGGTCACCGCCATCTCCAGGGTGCGCGGGATGGGCGTGGCGCTCATCGCGAGGATGTCGACGTTCGTCTTCATCTTCTTGAGCGTGTCCTTGTGCTCGACGCCGAAGCGCTGCTCCTCGTCGATGATCATCAGGCCGAGATCCTTGAACAGCACCCCTTCGGTCAGGATGCGGTGCGTGCCGATCACCATGTCGACCGAGCCCTCGAGCAGGCCCTGCAGCGTGAGCCGGACCTCCTTGTCGCTCTGGAACCGCGACAGCGCCCGCACCTTCACCGGGAAGCCGGCGAATCGCTCGGTGAACGTCTCCATGTGCTGCTTCACGAGGAGCGTCGTCGGCACGAGCATGGCGACCTGCTTGCCGTCCTGGATCGCCTTGAACGCCGCCCGCACGGCGACCTCGGTCTTGCCGAACCCGACGTCGCCGGACAGCAGGCGGTCCATCGGGATCGGCCGCTCCATGTCGGCCTTGATCTCGTCGATCGTCTGCAGCTGATCGGGGGTCTCGGCGAACGGGAACGCCTCCTCCAGCTCGCGCTGCCAGGGGGTGTCCGGACCGAACGCGTGCCCCTTCGCGCTCATCCGCGCGGAGTAGAGCTTGACGAGCTCGACGGCGATGTCGCGCACCGCCTTGCGCGCCTTGCCCTTGGCCTGCGACCAGTCGCTGCCGCCCATCTTGGAGAGCGTCGGCGCCTCGCCGCCCACGTACTTCGAGAGCAGGTCGAGCTGGTCGGTGGGGACGTACAGCTTGTCGCCCGGGTAGCCCCGCTTGGAGGGTGCGTACTCGAGCACGAGGTAGTCGCGGAGCGACTTGGTGGCGTTGCGTCCGCCGGTGGAGACCTCGCGCTGCGTCATCTCGACGAACCGGCCGATGCCGTGCGTGTTGTGCACGACGAAGTCGCCCTGCTTGAGCTGCAGCGGGTCGACGACGTTCTTGCGGCGCGAGGCGAGCTTCTTGATGACCCGCTGATCGCCGCCGATCGTGCGTCCGTAGAACTCGTTGTCGGTGAGGACGGCGAGCTTCGCCTCAGCGATCTGGAACCCGGCCTCGACCGCCCCCGTGACGAGGGTCGCGATCCCGGCTTCCGGCGCGTCGGTGAGCGACTCCACGATGCGCGCCGCCATGCCGCGGTCGGCCAGCACGTCGCGTGCCCGGTCGACGAGACCATGGCCGGCCGCGATGACGACGACGCGCCATCCGTCCGTCAGCTTCGCCTCGACGAACGAGATCGCGCCGTCGACGTTGCCGTGGAAGGAGGGGATGACGGCCGCATCGAGGTTCGTGGCATCCACGTCTCCCTCCCCGAGGCCGGCGCCGAAGGGGCTGAGCCGCCACCAGACGCCGCCGCGGTCGCGGACGACCTCGCGCAGCTGCCCGATCGTCAGGAAGTCTCCGGCGCCGAGGTCGATCGGCGCCGACGCGCCGGAGGTCGCCGCGCTCCACGCCGCGTCGAGGAACTCGCGATTCGTGTCGCCGAGGATGATCGCGCGCGCCGACGAACGCTCCGGGTCGACGACCGCGGTGGCGCTGCCGGCCGGAAGATACTCGGCCAGCGACTTGAGCGGACCGGCAACGGCGGGCAGCAGCGACTCCATGCCCTCGACGGGGATGCCCTCGGCCATCTTCTCCAGCATCCCGGAGATCGCCGGGAAGCCGCCGATAAGAGCGCGGGCGCGGTCCCGCACGTCGGGCGTGAGCAGCAGCTCGCGGCTGGGCGGGAGATCGACGACGGCGACGTCGCCCGGCAGAGAGCGCTGGTCGGCGACCGAGAAGGCACGGATCTGATCGATCTCGTCGCCGAAGAACTCGACACGGTAGGGGTGCTCGGAGATGGAGGGGAAGACATCGAGGATGCCGCCGCGCACCGCGAACTCGCCGCGACGCGACACCATGTCGACGCGGGAGTATGCGCGCTCGACGAGCTGCTCGACGACGCGGTCGAGCTCGTTGCCGCGGGTGCCGGTGGTCAATTCGAGCGGTGCGATCTCGCCGAGGTTGCCGGCGATCGGCTGGAGGGCTGCGCGCACGGAGGCGACCACCACGAGCGGACGACCGCCCGACCACTCGGCGACTCGTCGGAGCGTCTGCAGACGATGCCCGACGGTGTCGGGGCTCGGGCTCAGCCGCTCGTGCGGAAGCGTCTCCCAGGCCGGGAAGGTGAGGATCTCGGCGCCCGGGAGGTAGGCCTCCAGCGCGTGGGCGAGGCTCTCGGCTCGGCGCCCGGTCGGCGCGACGGCCAGCAGAGCCGCCGGATGCCCCGCAGCGGCGCGCTTCTCGATCAGTCCGGCGAGCGCCGGGGCGTCGAGCCCGTCGACGAGGCCGAGATCGGCGTCGGTGTGCGCCCAGCCGAGGGCGTCACGGTACAGAGACGCCTCTTCCAAGGCGCGCAGAATCCCCGGAACAGTCACCGGACAAGACTAGTCGCGCCCACCGACATGGCGGCGCGTGCCGCTCGCAGCATCCGTCCCGCGTCGCGCGCCCTCTTCGCCGAGCCACACAGTCACTAGGATTTCGGGATGGAACCGGTCACCCTCACCACCGAACGCCTCGTGCTGCGCGCGCCGACCGAGGCCGACATCGACGCGATCGATGCGGCGTGCCAGGATCCGGAGATCCCCCGGTGGACGACCGTCCCGAGCCCGTACACGCGCGAGCACGCGGAGGACTTCGTGCGGCAGGTCGCCGAGTGGTGGGCCAGCGGCGCCGAGACCCTGTGGGCGATCTACGTCGACGACCGGCTCTCCGGCATGATCGGGCTCCACCAGATCACCGAGCATCACACGGGCGGGCACGCCGAGATCGGGTTCTGGATGACGGCGGCCGCGCGCGGGCAGGGCTATCTCGGCGAGGCGGCTCGGGCCGTCGTCGACTGGGGCTTCGGCGACCTCGGACTCGTCCGCATCGAATGGCGTGCCGTCGCGGGCAACATTCCGTCCGCGCGGGCCGCGCGAGGCCTGGGTTTCCGGTACGAAGGCATGCTCCGCCAGGCGCTCACGAGCCCGCGCGGCCGCGACGACGGCTGGTTCGCCGGCCTGCTGGTGGACGATGACCGGACGCCGGTGGACTGGCCCGTGCTCTGAGCTCGAGAGACTCTCGCCCCCACACGTGACAGTGTCGGATGCCGGTGGCAGGATGACACCATGCCTGAGATGCCGGAGGTCCAGGGGCTCACCGCCTTTCTCGGCGAGCGCGTCGTCGGTCGCACGATCACGCGCGCGACCGTGTCGGCGATCGCTGCGCTGAAGACCTACGACCCGCAGATCTCCGCTCTGCACGGCGCCGAGGTCACGGCATCCGCTCGGCTGGGCAAGTTCGTCGTGCTCTCCTGCGGCGACGACCTTCACCTCGTGTTCCATCTGGCCAAGGCCGGGTGGCTGCGGTGGTACGAGGCCCTTCCGGCCACGCTCATCAAACCCGGCAAGTCGCCGATCGCACTGCGCGTCGCGCTCGACGACGGCAGCGGGTTTGATCTCACCGAGGCCGGCACCAAGAAGTCGCTCGCGGTGTACGTCGTGCGCGACGTGCAGGATGTGCCAGGGATCGCCCGGCTCGGCCCCGACCCGCTCGACGCCGACTTCACCCGCGATGCGTTCGCCGCGCTGCTCACCGACCGCCGGATGCAGATCAAGGGGCTGCTGCGCGACCAGGCGGTGATCGCGGGGATCGGCAACGCGTACTCCGACGAGATCCTCCACGCGGCGAAGATGTCGCCCTACGCGATCGCGGGAAAGCTCGACGATGCCGAGATCGACCGGCTCTTCACCGCCATGCAGGAGACCCTGACGGAGGCGGTGGCCGAGGCGTCGGGTAAACCGCCGGCCGACCTCAAAGATGCCAAACGTCGCGGCATGCAGGTGCACGCGCGGCGCGGGGAGACGTGCCCCGTCTGCGGCGACACCGTGCGCAGCGTGTTCTTCGCCGACCGGTCGCTGGAGTACTGCCCGACCTGTCAGACCGGCGGCAAGGTG includes the following:
- a CDS encoding gamma carbonic anhydrase family protein translates to MLYEHLGARPRIHDTAVIAPTAVISGDVEIGPDCQVLHGAVITAEGGPITLGENVIVMENALIRATAANAVHIGAHTLIGTLASIAGATVGEEVFFASGARIFNGALVGDRCEVRVNAIVHRRAVLPAGTVVPIGWVAVGDPVQLLSPDREAEITAAQPELDFPGHVFGVDRDTPDLMVQLTERYGRSLARHAHDREVTR
- a CDS encoding esterase family protein; the encoded protein is MTEVVPFHALPPQSDDVSYAYGPDSAPRDGVRPGSLRVFEIVDSAAYPGTVRKVWVHAPHGHDASAPASVMVFNDGWWYLDPAGDVRAGIVLDHLAHRGEIPSLVSVFVDPGVFPDAAEPKNRNTEYDAADARYADFVLDEVLPRVAETHALASEPDHRGICGGSSGGNGAFTAAWQRPDGIRRVISFNGSFAQMPGGNPYPALLGAGARRPLRVFLHAAHRDLGWNEPEHNWFAENLETAAALTRAGTDVRLVVGEGGHHPNHGGVLLPDALRWLWRPLTPS
- the mfd gene encoding transcription-repair coupling factor; the protein is MTVPGILRALEEASLYRDALGWAHTDADLGLVDGLDAPALAGLIEKRAAAGHPAALLAVAPTGRRAESLAHALEAYLPGAEILTFPAWETLPHERLSPSPDTVGHRLQTLRRVAEWSGGRPLVVVASVRAALQPIAGNLGEIAPLELTTGTRGNELDRVVEQLVERAYSRVDMVSRRGEFAVRGGILDVFPSISEHPYRVEFFGDEIDQIRAFSVADQRSLPGDVAVVDLPPSRELLLTPDVRDRARALIGGFPAISGMLEKMAEGIPVEGMESLLPAVAGPLKSLAEYLPAGSATAVVDPERSSARAIILGDTNREFLDAAWSAATSGASAPIDLGAGDFLTIGQLREVVRDRGGVWWRLSPFGAGLGEGDVDATNLDAAVIPSFHGNVDGAISFVEAKLTDGWRVVVIAAGHGLVDRARDVLADRGMAARIVESLTDAPEAGIATLVTGAVEAGFQIAEAKLAVLTDNEFYGRTIGGDQRVIKKLASRRKNVVDPLQLKQGDFVVHNTHGIGRFVEMTQREVSTGGRNATKSLRDYLVLEYAPSKRGYPGDKLYVPTDQLDLLSKYVGGEAPTLSKMGGSDWSQAKGKARKAVRDIAVELVKLYSARMSAKGHAFGPDTPWQRELEEAFPFAETPDQLQTIDEIKADMERPIPMDRLLSGDVGFGKTEVAVRAAFKAIQDGKQVAMLVPTTLLVKQHMETFTERFAGFPVKVRALSRFQSDKEVRLTLQGLLEGSVDMVIGTHRILTEGVLFKDLGLMIIDEEQRFGVEHKDTLKKMKTNVDILAMSATPIPRTLEMAVTGIREMSTLATPPEDRHPILSFVGPRSDKQMAAAIRREILREGQIFFVHNRVQSIQRVAAQLAELVPEARIAVAHGQMGEHQLEQVVDDFWERKFDVLVSTTIIETGLDISNANTIIIDRADKYGLSQLHQLRGRVGRGRERAYAYFLYDEMKPLSETAADRLQTIAVNNELGSGMQVALKDLELRGAGNMLGAEQAGHIAGVGFDLYLRMIGEAVATFRGDEVESGQELRLELPLDARIPEYYIDSERLRLEAYQKLSAASAATAKDDAIDQVIEELVDRYGSPPEEVEGLLAISRLRRRAARAGLTDVVVMGSNLRIAPAHLEDSIKVRLQRLYPKAKLVSSGEALVVPMPMISSGVGVGLEPLPDAELLEWVGQLFTAIFPEPVKTE
- a CDS encoding GNAT family N-acetyltransferase, translated to MEPVTLTTERLVLRAPTEADIDAIDAACQDPEIPRWTTVPSPYTREHAEDFVRQVAEWWASGAETLWAIYVDDRLSGMIGLHQITEHHTGGHAEIGFWMTAAARGQGYLGEAARAVVDWGFGDLGLVRIEWRAVAGNIPSARAARGLGFRYEGMLRQALTSPRGRDDGWFAGLLVDDDRTPVDWPVL
- a CDS encoding Fpg/Nei family DNA glycosylase, yielding MPEMPEVQGLTAFLGERVVGRTITRATVSAIAALKTYDPQISALHGAEVTASARLGKFVVLSCGDDLHLVFHLAKAGWLRWYEALPATLIKPGKSPIALRVALDDGSGFDLTEAGTKKSLAVYVVRDVQDVPGIARLGPDPLDADFTRDAFAALLTDRRMQIKGLLRDQAVIAGIGNAYSDEILHAAKMSPYAIAGKLDDAEIDRLFTAMQETLTEAVAEASGKPPADLKDAKRRGMQVHARRGETCPVCGDTVRSVFFADRSLEYCPTCQTGGKVLADRRLSRLLK